A genomic region of Hypomesus transpacificus isolate Combined female chromosome 19, fHypTra1, whole genome shotgun sequence contains the following coding sequences:
- the cmtm3 gene encoding CKLF-like MARVEL transmembrane domain-containing protein 3 isoform X2 — protein MGDIEAPETTQPRQNAMLSILPTKEFACSRKGQLLISEVVLSFVCFVCFVSSTAASFVSAPLIEFLAALFILFAYSTKINQKFKGFHWPLTVFGFIATIVFALDFYFIFNELADFLKQGGGGSDEPSRPPDNSDDDSDDDSD, from the exons ATGGGGGATATTGAGGCCCCCGAAACGACGCAACCGCGCCAGAATGCAATGCTCTCTATTCTCCCGACAAAAGAGTTCGCCTGTTCGCGAAAAGGACAGCTTCTTATATCAGAAGTG GTTCTGTCGTTTGTTTGTTTCGTGTGTTTTGTGTCGTCCACGGCAGCATCCTTTGTCTCGGCTCCACTCATTGAGTTCCTGGCtgccctcttcatcctctttgCCTACTCCACCAAGATTAACCAGAAGTTCAAGGGCTTCCATTGGCCGCTCACG GTCTTTGGCTTCATAGCCACCATTGTTTTTGCTTTAGATTTCTACTTCATTTTCAATGAACTGGCAGACTTCCTgaaacagggaggaggaggctctGATGAGCCATCCAGACCACCTGATAACTCAG ATGATGACTCAGATGATGATTCTGACTGA
- the cmtm3 gene encoding CKLF-like MARVEL transmembrane domain-containing protein 3 isoform X1 — translation MGDIEAPETTQPRQNAMLSILPTKEFACSRKGQLLISEVVLSFVCFVCFVSSTAASFVSAPLIEFLAALFILFAYSTKINQKFKGFHWPLTDFLRCVSASIIFFIISIISVSKYTDGASKAAGVFGFIATIVFALDFYFIFNELADFLKQGGGGSDEPSRPPDNSDDDSDDDSD, via the exons ATGGGGGATATTGAGGCCCCCGAAACGACGCAACCGCGCCAGAATGCAATGCTCTCTATTCTCCCGACAAAAGAGTTCGCCTGTTCGCGAAAAGGACAGCTTCTTATATCAGAAGTG GTTCTGTCGTTTGTTTGTTTCGTGTGTTTTGTGTCGTCCACGGCAGCATCCTTTGTCTCGGCTCCACTCATTGAGTTCCTGGCtgccctcttcatcctctttgCCTACTCCACCAAGATTAACCAGAAGTTCAAGGGCTTCCATTGGCCGCTCACG GATTTCCTCCGCTGTGTTAGTGCATCCATTATCTTCTTCATCATATCCATAATCTCAGTGTCTAAGTACACAGATGGAGCCTCAAAAGCTGCTGGG GTCTTTGGCTTCATAGCCACCATTGTTTTTGCTTTAGATTTCTACTTCATTTTCAATGAACTGGCAGACTTCCTgaaacagggaggaggaggctctGATGAGCCATCCAGACCACCTGATAACTCAG ATGATGACTCAGATGATGATTCTGACTGA